One region of Psychrobacter sp. DAB_AL43B genomic DNA includes:
- a CDS encoding alpha-hydroxy acid oxidase — translation MKNLSKITEIEDLRRVAERKVPRMFYDYVDSGSWTETTYRNNETDFDRIKLRQRVLVNMEGRSLTTEMLGTPVKMPVAIAPTGFTGMMWADGEILAAQAAEKFGVPFSLSTMSICSIEDVAEHTSQPFWFQLYMMRDMDFIANLIRRAKEANCSALILTADLQVLGQRHKDIKNGLSAPPKPTLANILNLMTKPEWCMNMLGTKRRTFGNIVGHAKNVEDISSLSAWTAEQFDPALSWDDVARIKDMWGGKLIIKGIMEPEDAVLAARSGADALVVSNHGGRQLDGAPSSISSLADIVQAVRAEESQIEIWLDSGIRSGQDVLKAMALGANGTMIGRAFLYGLGAYGEDGVRRALELIYNECDISMAFCGHTDINEVRDDILVKGTYEHLKTALPYVAPMRW, via the coding sequence ATGAAAAATTTGAGCAAAATTACTGAAATTGAAGATTTACGCCGTGTCGCCGAGCGCAAAGTACCACGCATGTTTTATGATTATGTCGACTCAGGCTCATGGACCGAGACCACCTATCGTAATAATGAAACTGACTTTGACCGTATCAAACTGCGTCAGCGGGTATTGGTCAATATGGAAGGACGCTCACTTACCACCGAAATGTTGGGCACGCCAGTAAAAATGCCGGTTGCGATTGCGCCAACAGGCTTTACTGGCATGATGTGGGCAGATGGAGAAATCCTCGCGGCACAGGCAGCAGAAAAATTTGGCGTACCGTTTTCACTATCGACTATGAGTATTTGCTCTATTGAAGATGTGGCAGAACATACCAGCCAGCCGTTTTGGTTTCAGCTATATATGATGCGCGATATGGACTTTATAGCCAATTTGATTCGCCGTGCCAAAGAAGCCAATTGTTCAGCGTTAATCCTGACCGCCGACTTACAAGTACTCGGCCAACGTCATAAAGACATCAAAAACGGTCTATCTGCGCCACCAAAACCAACGCTTGCCAATATCTTAAATCTGATGACCAAGCCAGAATGGTGTATGAATATGCTGGGTACCAAGCGTCGCACTTTTGGTAATATCGTCGGTCACGCTAAAAACGTCGAAGATATCTCATCGCTATCAGCATGGACAGCTGAGCAGTTTGATCCTGCGCTGAGCTGGGATGATGTCGCTCGTATTAAAGACATGTGGGGTGGTAAGCTAATTATTAAAGGTATCATGGAGCCAGAAGATGCCGTACTGGCAGCTCGTAGCGGTGCCGATGCGCTAGTGGTTTCCAATCATGGTGGACGCCAATTAGATGGTGCGCCCTCTTCCATTTCATCCCTAGCCGATATCGTACAAGCGGTGCGAGCTGAGGAAAGTCAGATTGAGATTTGGCTCGATAGTGGTATTCGCTCCGGTCAGGATGTACTTAAAGCGATGGCGCTTGGGGCAAATGGCACGATGATTGGTCGCGCATTCTTATATGGTCTTGGCGCGTATGGCGAAGATGGCGTGCGCCGAGCGCTTGAGCTGATTTATAACGAATGTGATATCAGCATGGCGTTTTGTGGTCATACCGATATCAATGAAGTGCGCGATGATATCTTAGTCAAAGGTACCTACGAGCATCTTAAAACTGCCTTGCCTTACGTAGCACCTATGCGCTGGTAA
- a CDS encoding L-lactate permease, protein MYTFLALAPILVVLVLLVILRLPAKISMGVAYLVTALLALFVWQASGAQVAAATVNGIIVALTLLFIVFAAILLLNTLKEGGAIVAIRKGFMDISPDRRIQVIIVAWLFCSMVEGSSGFGTPSAIGAPLLLALGFPAMASVMAVLIIQSTPVSFGAVGTPVLLGVWTGINDKQDITQAIAPLSAENYLLQITGNIGLIHALVGFLIPLLLSGFLTRFFGKNRSFVEGLKVWPFAIFAGLSFTVPYFLVAKYLGPEFPSLVGGFIGLMIVLPAAKRGFLMPKDTFDFAPRAKWDKDWLGSLPEEKYDDSIAPRFSLVRAFSPYLIVIGLLIITRVIAPLKAFLTGDLTTIEFTNLFGTTISSKVQLAYSPGTILIIASLICILLFKMNGQAVKRSWSSSAKTMVAAAPALLFSVPMVQVFINSGSAAEVVNSLPAMPILLAESAAGAFQNAWPLVSPWIGAMGAFIAGSNTVSNMMFSYFQWSTASQIGFDTNLAAQVVALQAVGGAAGNMIAVHNVVAACAVVGLMDKEGYVIRKTLVAMTYYVIQAGLIGMGIIFGQMWWWILAVIWPIAFFGIMAITSKKAIA, encoded by the coding sequence ATGTACACTTTTTTGGCCTTAGCGCCTATTTTGGTCGTCCTCGTTTTGCTTGTAATTTTGCGGCTTCCTGCCAAGATTTCTATGGGCGTTGCATATTTAGTAACTGCGCTATTAGCATTGTTCGTTTGGCAAGCCAGTGGTGCCCAAGTAGCAGCCGCTACTGTAAACGGCATCATCGTCGCACTCACACTTTTGTTTATTGTATTTGCCGCTATTTTATTGCTGAATACTTTAAAGGAAGGAGGTGCTATTGTCGCTATCCGTAAAGGCTTTATGGATATCTCACCCGATAGACGCATTCAAGTTATCATTGTGGCGTGGTTATTTTGCTCGATGGTAGAAGGCTCATCAGGATTTGGTACGCCATCTGCTATCGGTGCACCGTTGTTGTTGGCTTTAGGTTTCCCAGCGATGGCATCGGTTATGGCTGTGTTAATTATTCAGTCGACGCCCGTATCATTTGGTGCCGTTGGTACGCCAGTATTACTTGGCGTTTGGACCGGTATCAATGATAAGCAAGACATAACGCAAGCGATTGCGCCACTCTCAGCTGAAAACTATCTATTACAAATTACGGGTAACATCGGTCTGATACATGCGCTGGTGGGTTTTTTAATTCCGTTACTTTTGAGTGGATTTTTGACCCGGTTCTTTGGTAAAAATCGTTCCTTCGTTGAAGGGCTCAAAGTATGGCCTTTTGCAATTTTTGCTGGTCTCAGCTTTACCGTCCCTTATTTTTTAGTGGCTAAATACCTAGGTCCTGAGTTCCCATCATTGGTTGGCGGTTTTATTGGTCTTATGATTGTGCTTCCTGCAGCAAAGCGCGGCTTTTTGATGCCTAAAGATACTTTCGATTTTGCGCCACGCGCTAAATGGGATAAAGACTGGCTTGGCTCATTACCTGAAGAAAAGTATGATGATTCCATTGCACCAAGATTTTCTTTAGTTCGGGCATTTTCTCCTTATCTCATCGTTATTGGCCTATTGATCATCACTCGAGTCATTGCACCGCTTAAAGCATTCTTGACTGGAGATTTGACCACTATAGAATTTACCAATCTTTTTGGTACGACTATTTCCAGTAAAGTACAACTTGCCTACTCTCCAGGCACCATTCTCATTATTGCTTCCTTAATTTGTATCTTATTGTTCAAAATGAACGGACAAGCCGTAAAACGTAGTTGGAGTAGTTCCGCAAAAACCATGGTAGCCGCCGCACCAGCCCTGCTGTTTTCGGTACCTATGGTACAAGTATTCATCAACTCCGGGTCAGCTGCTGAAGTAGTAAATTCGCTACCCGCTATGCCCATATTACTGGCTGAGAGTGCCGCTGGTGCATTTCAAAATGCCTGGCCACTCGTGTCTCCGTGGATTGGCGCGATGGGTGCATTCATTGCGGGCTCTAATACTGTCAGTAATATGATGTTCTCTTACTTCCAGTGGTCAACCGCTAGTCAAATTGGTTTCGATACCAACCTTGCTGCACAAGTAGTAGCACTACAAGCGGTAGGCGGCGCAGCTGGTAATATGATTGCGGTACATAACGTCGTTGCTGCTTGCGCGGTGGTTGGTCTGATGGATAAAGAAGGCTATGTCATTCGCAAAACCTTAGTAGCAATGACATACTATGTTATTCAGGCAGGACTGATCGGTATGGGTATTATTTTCGGTCAAATGTGGTGGTGGATCTTGGCTGTCATTTGGCCAATCGCATTTTTTGGAATTATGGCCATAACGAGTAAAAAAGCCATTGCTTAA